One genomic window of Azospirillum sp. TSH100 includes the following:
- a CDS encoding CvpA family protein, with the protein MDNLPVNPVDAVVIAVLLLAALLAFSRGLVAELVSVAAWAGAAIITLYALPHVLPYAQIYIRFEMLAYAASAVGVFIVALIVLSLLGRSLSRGVQASALSALDRTLGFAFGLVKGGILVSIAYLFFLWLVPNQAEQPVWLQQAKTRPFLAMGAETLYAFVPENLRKEGLGQMDMARERAKQAMEAKQALDRLSTPVPSPAKTGGAQAPDTGYKDRDRADLERLMQNNAR; encoded by the coding sequence ATGGACAACCTTCCCGTCAATCCGGTGGACGCCGTCGTCATCGCCGTGCTGCTTCTCGCCGCACTGCTCGCTTTCAGCCGGGGCCTCGTCGCCGAACTGGTGTCGGTCGCCGCCTGGGCCGGCGCCGCGATCATCACGCTCTACGCGCTGCCCCATGTCCTGCCCTACGCGCAGATCTACATCCGCTTCGAGATGCTGGCCTACGCCGCCTCGGCGGTGGGCGTCTTCATCGTCGCCCTGATCGTGCTGTCGCTCCTGGGCCGCAGCCTGTCGCGCGGGGTGCAGGCATCCGCCCTGTCGGCGCTCGACCGCACGCTCGGCTTCGCCTTCGGGCTGGTGAAGGGTGGCATCCTGGTTTCCATCGCCTACCTGTTCTTCCTGTGGCTGGTGCCGAACCAGGCCGAACAGCCGGTGTGGCTGCAACAGGCGAAGACCCGGCCCTTCCTGGCGATGGGGGCGGAGACGCTCTATGCCTTCGTGCCGGAAAATCTGCGCAAGGAAGGTCTCGGCCAGATGGACATGGCGCGCGAGCGGGCGAAACAGGCGATGGAGGCCAAGCAGGCGCTCGACCGCCTGTCGACGCCGGTGCCCAGCCCCGCGAAGACCGGGGGTGCGCAGGCGCCCGATACCGGTTATAAGGACCGCGATCGCGCCGATCTTGAAAGGCTGATGCAGAACAACGCCCGCTGA